Proteins from a single region of Streptomyces spinoverrucosus:
- a CDS encoding winged helix-turn-helix transcriptional regulator gives MVRSVPERDAACAIAQAAAVVGDWWSLLLVRETARGHHRFDALQKELGISRKVLTERLAHLVEAEVLEKVPYQSGPVRYEYRLTESGRGLLPVLLSMQDWADRWLLGDGSLSGTADEESAEALRVAGLVGERLPRLELPGHRDGEPLDPVAEAAATVLFCYPATGRPGPLPDGWADIPGAIGCTLENRLFRDAYDDFRAAGAEVRGVSTQRPDEQRVFAVEEGIPFTLLSDVDLRLAAALRLPVFRAGQALRLKRAVLVVDRERVVRQARFPVTDIPGAVREALAVVRRVAARS, from the coding sequence ATGGTCAGGTCGGTGCCCGAGCGGGACGCCGCCTGTGCGATCGCGCAGGCGGCGGCGGTGGTCGGCGACTGGTGGAGCCTGCTCCTGGTTCGGGAGACCGCACGCGGGCACCACCGGTTCGACGCGCTTCAGAAGGAGTTGGGTATCTCCCGGAAGGTGCTGACCGAGCGCCTTGCGCACCTGGTGGAGGCGGAGGTCCTGGAGAAGGTTCCGTATCAGAGTGGCCCGGTGCGGTACGAGTACCGGCTGACGGAGAGCGGGCGGGGGCTGCTGCCCGTGCTGCTCTCGATGCAGGACTGGGCGGACCGCTGGCTGCTCGGCGACGGCTCGCTGAGCGGCACGGCCGACGAGGAGAGTGCGGAGGCGCTGCGGGTGGCGGGCCTGGTGGGCGAGCGGCTGCCGCGCCTCGAACTGCCGGGGCACCGGGACGGTGAGCCGCTGGACCCGGTGGCCGAGGCGGCGGCCACCGTCCTGTTCTGCTACCCGGCGACCGGTCGCCCGGGCCCGTTGCCGGACGGCTGGGCCGACATCCCGGGTGCCATCGGCTGCACACTGGAGAACCGGCTGTTCCGGGACGCGTACGACGACTTCCGCGCGGCGGGCGCCGAGGTGCGCGGCGTGAGCACTCAACGCCCGGACGAGCAGCGGGTGTTCGCGGTCGAGGAGGGCATCCCCTTCACCCTGCTCTCGGACGTCGACCTGCGCCTGGCCGCCGCTCTGCGGCTACCGGTGTTCCGCGCCGGGCAGGCACTGCGGCTGAAGCGGGCGGTGCTGGTGGTGGACCGCGAACGCGTGGTGCGCCAGGCGCGCTTCCCGGTGACGGACATCCCGGGGGCGGTGCGCGAGGCGCTGGCGGTGGTACGGCGGGTGGCGGCGCGGAGCTGA
- a CDS encoding VOC family protein produces MTVRRIVPDIHTDSEESMSASRDFYGLLGLEEVMNLGWVMTLASPANPTAQLIFVTEDRTAPVVPDLSVEVEDVDAVYAQVVAAGAEVVRELRDEEWGVRRFFVRDPNGRMVNVLTHRRQD; encoded by the coding sequence ATGACCGTCCGCAGGATCGTCCCCGACATCCACACCGACTCCGAGGAGTCGATGAGCGCCAGCCGCGACTTCTACGGCCTGCTCGGCCTGGAGGAGGTCATGAACCTGGGCTGGGTGATGACCCTGGCCTCGCCCGCCAATCCGACCGCCCAGCTCATCTTCGTCACCGAGGACCGCACCGCGCCCGTCGTCCCCGACCTGAGCGTGGAGGTCGAGGACGTCGACGCGGTGTACGCGCAGGTGGTGGCGGCGGGCGCGGAGGTCGTGCGGGAGCTGCGGGACGAGGAGTGGGGCGTGCGGCGCTTCTTCGTGCGGGATCCGAACGGGCGCATGGTGAACGTGCTCACGCACCGGCGACAGGACTGA
- a CDS encoding cupin domain-containing protein, protein MSARIKGKTLVARDEGDNADGVVVKLYSEETDGAISIIEQLFEPGLLLPPHIHQNDVWLYILDGEMHARVGDEVVRATTGCWVMKPRGIPHTMWNASPDPARLMEVYTPGGFELFFKDFADRLRQGPATLDELNRLGERHGIRFFDDWIPDLKAAYGLRVVGE, encoded by the coding sequence ATGAGTGCACGCATCAAGGGCAAGACACTGGTCGCCAGGGACGAGGGCGACAACGCCGACGGCGTCGTCGTCAAGCTGTACAGCGAGGAGACCGACGGGGCCATCTCGATCATCGAGCAGCTCTTCGAACCCGGCCTCCTGCTACCACCCCACATCCACCAGAACGACGTCTGGCTCTACATACTCGACGGGGAGATGCACGCCCGGGTCGGCGACGAGGTCGTCAGGGCCACAACCGGCTGCTGGGTCATGAAGCCGCGCGGGATCCCCCACACGATGTGGAACGCGAGTCCCGACCCGGCACGCCTCATGGAGGTGTACACACCGGGCGGATTCGAGCTCTTCTTCAAGGACTTCGCAGACCGGTTGCGGCAAGGACCGGCCACGCTCGACGAGTTGAACCGCCTCGGCGAGCGGCACGGCATCCGCTTCTTCGACGACTGGATTCCCGACCTCAAGGCGGCCTACGGCCTACGAGTCGTCGGCGAGTAG
- a CDS encoding nuclear transport factor 2 family protein, whose protein sequence is MTFLPDTGYAPTPEDRASLDAWFAEYDAASGKRDVERMADMAVFPLNLVSDDSAGNGRSAQWDREQFVATMTHVMGEGGQDITFESTRTPVFLSASMAVVFTDSTMTVDGHSQQLRYADILIRRDGKWAFQTMIQGGWGDNL, encoded by the coding sequence ATGACCTTCCTGCCCGACACCGGATACGCCCCCACCCCGGAAGACCGCGCGAGCCTGGACGCCTGGTTCGCGGAGTACGACGCGGCGAGTGGCAAGCGTGACGTCGAGCGGATGGCCGACATGGCGGTGTTCCCGCTGAACCTCGTGAGCGACGATTCCGCGGGCAACGGTCGATCGGCCCAGTGGGACCGGGAGCAGTTCGTCGCGACCATGACCCATGTGATGGGCGAGGGAGGCCAGGACATCACCTTCGAGTCCACCCGAACCCCCGTGTTCCTGTCGGCCTCGATGGCCGTGGTCTTCACGGACTCGACCATGACCGTGGACGGCCACTCCCAGCAGCTCCGGTACGCCGACATCCTGATCAGGCGGGACGGGAAGTGGGCCTTCCAGACGATGATTCAGGGAGGCTGGGGAGACAATCTGTAG
- a CDS encoding DUF2182 domain-containing protein, whose protein sequence is MELPHRVEQTRRRLLGKQAPGPAAMTDARNPATTAALTATLGLAAASWVVAVGQMQGMDMGVATRLGPFAVFIGLWVVMMAAMMLPGAVPAVVRRAHAGGRVRDVLLFVGSYLAVWTLVGLAVYALYRPHGSYAAGAVVIAAGVYEFTPLKRYCRRRCRESAGPGFEYGLYCVGSSIGLMLILVALSLMSVVWMSLIAALVLAQKLLPPRAAVDVPLALAIVGLGILIVVAPSTVPGATPPM, encoded by the coding sequence ATGGAGCTTCCGCACAGGGTCGAGCAGACGAGACGCAGGCTTCTCGGGAAGCAGGCTCCCGGCCCCGCGGCCATGACGGACGCCAGGAATCCCGCGACAACCGCCGCGCTGACGGCGACGCTGGGGCTCGCCGCCGCATCCTGGGTCGTCGCGGTCGGGCAGATGCAGGGAATGGACATGGGCGTGGCGACCCGGCTGGGCCCGTTCGCCGTCTTCATCGGCCTGTGGGTGGTGATGATGGCGGCGATGATGCTGCCGGGCGCGGTCCCGGCGGTGGTGAGACGCGCTCACGCGGGCGGTCGGGTACGTGACGTGCTGCTGTTCGTCGGGTCGTACCTCGCCGTCTGGACCCTCGTGGGCCTCGCCGTGTACGCGCTGTACCGGCCGCACGGGTCCTACGCCGCCGGCGCGGTGGTGATCGCGGCGGGCGTCTACGAGTTCACGCCGCTCAAGCGGTACTGCCGCCGGCGCTGTCGTGAGAGCGCGGGCCCCGGATTCGAGTACGGGCTCTACTGCGTCGGCTCCAGCATCGGGCTGATGCTGATCCTGGTGGCGCTCAGCCTCATGAGCGTCGTCTGGATGTCCTTGATCGCCGCCCTCGTCCTCGCCCAGAAGCTGCTGCCCCCGAGAGCCGCCGTCGATGTGCCGCTGGCGCTGGCGATCGTCGGACTCGGAATCCTGATCGTCGTCGCGCCGTCGACGGTGCCCGGAGCCACCCCGCCGATGTGA
- a CDS encoding MFS transporter: MSRTPTVPERDRRSTHHATSPPAVFWRYWAAATVSNAGTAVTALALPLVALTVLDATALQAALLAAAGQISWLLLSLPAGVIAQRVPLRRLQVTLDLVRLAAVGSLPLAWWLDRLTYPHLLLAALVTGAATVLFDIGNSTFLPAIVPNRQLAARNSLMSGTHAVTETAGPSGGGLLVHAAGPVGALLVDAASYLLSAVLLRTLPERRPAARTGDGALRLIREGWTYVTRHPVMLPCMLWATATNFVCAALVALTPLYLVREAGLTPVQLGLVLAMDGVGALAGSVVAVRLTRRFGTARGLVGTALAGGAAALLAPLTTSAADAYWFALGNAGFAFGVVIGSITTRTHRQTESPPEFLSRVMATVRFVSWGAQPLGALTAGLLATYAGTHAALWTVCAAALLPPLYLLTVPVGRRRDLT; the protein is encoded by the coding sequence ATGAGTCGGACACCGACGGTCCCGGAGCGCGATCGCCGCAGCACCCACCACGCGACCTCGCCTCCGGCCGTCTTCTGGCGCTACTGGGCCGCTGCCACCGTCAGCAACGCGGGCACCGCCGTCACCGCCCTCGCTCTCCCCCTGGTCGCCCTCACAGTCCTCGACGCCACCGCGCTCCAGGCCGCCCTGCTCGCCGCCGCCGGACAGATCTCCTGGCTGCTGCTCAGCCTCCCGGCCGGAGTGATCGCCCAGCGCGTCCCGCTCCGCCGCCTCCAGGTCACCCTCGATCTCGTACGGCTCGCCGCCGTCGGATCCCTCCCGCTCGCCTGGTGGCTCGACCGGCTCACCTACCCGCACCTGTTGCTCGCCGCTCTGGTCACCGGCGCCGCGACCGTACTCTTCGACATCGGCAACTCGACCTTTCTGCCCGCCATCGTCCCGAACCGGCAGCTCGCCGCCCGCAACAGCCTGATGTCCGGCACGCACGCCGTCACCGAGACCGCAGGGCCCTCCGGGGGCGGCCTCCTCGTGCACGCCGCGGGCCCGGTCGGCGCGCTCCTCGTGGACGCCGCCAGCTACCTGCTCTCAGCCGTGCTGCTGCGTACCCTCCCCGAGCGTCGCCCCGCCGCCCGCACCGGCGACGGCGCCCTCCGGCTGATCCGCGAGGGCTGGACGTACGTGACGCGGCACCCGGTGATGCTGCCCTGCATGCTCTGGGCCACCGCCACCAACTTCGTCTGTGCGGCCCTGGTCGCCCTCACGCCCCTCTACCTGGTCCGTGAGGCCGGACTGACGCCCGTACAACTCGGGCTGGTGCTCGCCATGGACGGAGTCGGCGCGCTCGCCGGATCCGTCGTGGCGGTCCGACTGACCCGGCGGTTCGGCACCGCCCGGGGGCTCGTCGGGACCGCGCTGGCCGGCGGTGCCGCGGCCCTGCTGGCCCCGCTGACCACCTCCGCGGCCGACGCGTACTGGTTCGCCCTGGGCAACGCCGGCTTCGCGTTCGGCGTCGTCATCGGCTCGATCACCACCCGCACCCACCGCCAGACCGAGTCCCCGCCCGAGTTCCTCTCCCGTGTCATGGCCACCGTCCGCTTCGTCTCCTGGGGCGCCCAGCCGCTCGGCGCCCTCACCGCCGGCCTGCTCGCCACATACGCGGGGACGCACGCGGCTCTGTGGACGGTGTGCGCGGCCGCGCTCCTGCCGCCGCTGTACCTGCTCACGGTCCCGGTGGGCCGCCGCCGGGACTTGACCTGA
- a CDS encoding Hsp20/alpha crystallin family protein, producing MLMRTDPFREFDRLAQQVFGPTRPAVMPMDAYRAGDDFIVHFDLPGIDPESIELDVERNVLNVRAERRNPAPEGAEMIVAERSTGTFTRQLFLGETLDTDRIDASYEAGVLTLRIPVAEAAKPRRIQITGGDSRRQISG from the coding sequence ATGCTCATGCGCACCGACCCGTTCCGCGAATTCGACCGACTCGCGCAGCAGGTCTTCGGCCCCACCCGTCCGGCCGTGATGCCGATGGACGCCTACCGAGCGGGGGACGACTTCATCGTCCACTTCGACCTCCCCGGCATCGACCCGGAGTCGATCGAGCTGGACGTCGAACGCAACGTCCTCAACGTCCGTGCCGAGCGCCGCAACCCGGCCCCCGAGGGCGCGGAGATGATCGTCGCCGAACGTTCCACGGGTACCTTCACCCGCCAGCTGTTCCTCGGCGAAACCCTCGACACGGACCGCATCGACGCCTCGTACGAGGCGGGCGTCCTCACGCTGCGCATCCCCGTGGCGGAGGCGGCCAAGCCGCGCCGCATCCAGATCACCGGCGGCGACAGCCGCAGGCAGATCAGCGGCTGA
- a CDS encoding alginate lyase family protein, translating into MLKATGVAAGVIGTGTALRAPTAIAAGGAFAHPGLLHTGADLDRMAAKVRAGAAPYTAGYAKLTANRHAQSGWTANPQAVVHRGAGSPQNYSILYNDIHAAYQNALRAHVSGDRAHADTAVAILNTWSAKLTGVQGSADRFLAAGLYGYQFANAAELVRDHGGFELARFQKMLREVFLPLSDDFLKNHNNAVVTNYWTNWDLTAMACVLAVGIFCDDRAAVDRAIEYFKHGEGLGSIKNAIPVVYDDGLAEWLEAGRDQGHALLGVGLMGTFCEMAWNQGIDLYGYDDNRFLKGAQYVAKWSLGDEVPYTANTRKKGAIGGWSGTETATGAAAVDPATTRPIWAMIANHYTRRRGLDASYITRIAAKSAPEGGGGDYGPNSGGYDQLGFGTLAFTRDRVAGSTSSSPTPTPSATASGAPSPAVQPAQPVQSGTPGASPTPDGDLAATGTGDVAGWIAATGITALAGGLLLLRRRGRAGDGAS; encoded by the coding sequence ATGCTGAAGGCCACGGGTGTGGCAGCCGGAGTCATCGGTACGGGTACGGCCCTCCGGGCGCCCACCGCCATCGCCGCCGGCGGGGCCTTCGCCCACCCCGGCCTCCTGCACACCGGCGCCGACCTGGACCGTATGGCCGCGAAGGTGCGGGCGGGCGCCGCGCCCTACACCGCCGGGTATGCCAAGCTCACCGCCAACCGGCATGCGCAGAGCGGCTGGACGGCCAATCCGCAGGCCGTCGTCCACCGGGGTGCGGGCAGCCCGCAGAACTACTCGATCCTCTACAACGACATCCACGCCGCCTACCAGAACGCGCTGCGCGCACATGTCTCCGGCGACCGCGCGCACGCCGACACCGCCGTGGCCATCCTCAACACCTGGTCCGCCAAGCTGACCGGCGTCCAGGGCTCGGCCGACCGGTTCCTCGCGGCGGGCCTGTACGGCTACCAGTTCGCCAACGCCGCCGAACTCGTCCGCGATCACGGCGGCTTCGAACTGGCCCGCTTCCAGAAGATGCTGCGGGAGGTCTTCCTGCCGCTCAGCGACGACTTCCTGAAGAACCACAACAACGCCGTCGTCACCAACTACTGGACCAACTGGGACCTGACCGCGATGGCCTGCGTCCTGGCCGTCGGCATCTTCTGCGACGACCGTGCCGCCGTCGACCGGGCCATCGAGTACTTCAAGCACGGCGAGGGGCTCGGATCCATCAAGAACGCCATCCCCGTCGTGTACGACGACGGGCTCGCCGAGTGGCTGGAGGCCGGGCGCGACCAGGGGCACGCGCTGCTCGGGGTCGGGCTGATGGGAACGTTCTGCGAGATGGCCTGGAACCAGGGCATCGACCTGTACGGCTACGACGACAACCGGTTCCTCAAGGGCGCGCAGTACGTGGCCAAGTGGAGCCTCGGGGACGAGGTGCCGTACACCGCGAACACCCGTAAGAAGGGCGCGATCGGCGGCTGGTCCGGCACCGAGACGGCGACCGGGGCCGCGGCGGTCGACCCGGCGACGACCCGGCCGATCTGGGCGATGATCGCCAACCACTACACCAGGCGGCGGGGACTCGACGCCTCGTACATCACCCGCATCGCCGCCAAGTCCGCGCCGGAGGGCGGGGGCGGGGACTACGGGCCGAACAGCGGGGGGTACGACCAACTGGGCTTCGGTACTTTGGCGTTCACGCGGGACCGGGTGGCCGGGAGTACGTCGTCGTCGCCGACGCCGACGCCGAGTGCCACGGCATCCGGCGCGCCCTCCCCCGCCGTACAGCCCGCGCAGCCCGTCCAGTCCGGGACCCCGGGCGCCTCCCCCACCCCGGACGGCGACCTCGCCGCCACCGGCACCGGCGATGTCGCGGGCTGGATCGCCGCGACCGGCATCACCGCCCTCGCGGGCGGACTGCTTCTGCTGCGGCGCCGGGGGCGTGCGGGTGACGGGGCCTCGTAG
- a CDS encoding SDR family NAD(P)-dependent oxidoreductase: MLLTDKNAVIFGAGGSIGGAVARAFAREGARVFLAGRTEAKLQAVAGEIAATGATAVTTRVDALDEQSVNDCVAAIVKEAGRVDVSFNAIGLDEVQGIPLIEMSYDDFARPITIATRTQFLTAKAVAPHMIEAGSGVIMMITASPSRIPFPLVGGFGVTCAALEGFSRTLAAELGPSGVRVICLRSAGSVESIEEVLDKHAVGTGTTRDEFIAGLTDMTLLKRLPALDDVGNVAALMASDHAAAVTGAVPNVTCGQVVD, encoded by the coding sequence ATGTTGCTCACAGACAAGAACGCCGTGATCTTCGGAGCCGGTGGGTCGATCGGCGGCGCGGTCGCTCGCGCCTTCGCCCGTGAGGGAGCCAGGGTCTTCCTCGCCGGGCGCACCGAGGCCAAACTCCAGGCCGTGGCGGGGGAGATCGCCGCCACGGGAGCAACGGCCGTGACCACTCGGGTCGACGCGCTCGACGAACAGTCCGTCAACGACTGTGTCGCCGCGATCGTGAAGGAGGCCGGGCGAGTCGACGTCTCGTTCAACGCGATCGGACTGGACGAGGTGCAGGGCATCCCGCTCATCGAGATGTCCTACGACGACTTCGCCCGCCCGATCACCATCGCGACCAGAACGCAGTTCCTGACCGCGAAGGCGGTCGCACCGCACATGATCGAGGCCGGGTCGGGTGTGATCATGATGATCACGGCGTCGCCGTCCCGGATTCCCTTCCCCCTCGTCGGCGGCTTCGGCGTGACCTGCGCCGCGCTGGAGGGCTTCTCCCGCACGCTGGCCGCGGAGCTCGGGCCCAGCGGTGTGCGCGTGATCTGTCTGCGCTCGGCCGGGTCGGTGGAGTCGATAGAGGAAGTGCTGGACAAGCACGCCGTCGGCACCGGCACCACGCGTGACGAGTTCATCGCCGGTCTGACGGACATGACGCTGCTGAAACGGCTGCCCGCGCTCGACGACGTCGGCAACGTCGCCGCGCTCATGGCCTCGGACCACGCCGCCGCCGTGACCGGAGCGGTCCCCAATGTGACGTGCGGCCAGGTGGTCGACTGA
- a CDS encoding DUF899 domain-containing protein: protein MTKHKTGTREEWLTARLELLDAEKALTRRSDELARQRQELPWVRIDKEYRFDTDEGPASLADLFRGRSQLLVYHFMFGPDYGAGCPTCSNIADGFNGIGVHLAHHDVTLCAVSRAPLAKVQAYKRRMGWSFPWASSYESDFNHDFHVAHTEEEWQSGAVEYNYRMMDVGASEIDTAMAADSGTDWDTYRREGPGMSAFAREDDIVYHTYSTYERGLDILWGMYQWLDRAPLGRNETGLWWRRHDEYDSR from the coding sequence ATGACCAAGCACAAGACCGGAACCCGCGAGGAGTGGCTCACCGCCCGCCTGGAGCTGCTCGACGCCGAGAAGGCGCTCACGCGACGCAGCGACGAACTGGCACGGCAGCGCCAGGAGTTGCCGTGGGTCCGCATCGACAAGGAGTACCGCTTCGACACCGACGAGGGCCCGGCGTCACTCGCCGACCTCTTCCGCGGCCGCTCACAGCTCCTCGTCTATCACTTCATGTTCGGGCCGGACTACGGGGCAGGGTGCCCGACCTGCTCGAACATCGCGGACGGCTTCAACGGCATCGGCGTCCACCTCGCCCACCACGACGTCACCCTCTGCGCCGTATCGCGGGCCCCGCTCGCGAAAGTGCAGGCGTACAAACGGCGGATGGGCTGGAGCTTCCCCTGGGCGTCCTCGTACGAAAGCGACTTCAACCACGACTTCCATGTGGCGCACACCGAGGAGGAGTGGCAGTCGGGAGCGGTGGAGTACAACTACCGCATGATGGATGTCGGCGCGTCGGAGATCGACACGGCGATGGCGGCGGACTCGGGGACGGACTGGGACACGTACCGGCGAGAAGGCCCCGGCATGAGCGCGTTCGCACGCGAGGACGACATCGTCTACCACACCTACTCCACGTACGAGCGCGGCCTGGACATCCTCTGGGGCATGTACCAGTGGCTCGACCGCGCCCCACTCGGCCGCAACGAGACCGGCCTCTGGTGGCGCCGCCACGACGAGTACGACAGCCGGTGA
- a CDS encoding GlxA family transcriptional regulator, with the protein MHTVAVLALDGVIPFDLSAPIDAFGWARLPDGREAYRVRVCSEREEVSAGAFTVRAPYGIEALAEADTIILPGVGDPPETLPPGVTEALCAAAANGTRIASVCVGAFIFAATGLLDGLRATTHWFAAPDLARRYPKVTVDPNVLYVDNGQFLTSAGAAAAMDMCLHMIRMDHGSAVAAHAARMSVMPLEREGGQAQFIVHDQPPAPAGATLEPLLAWLEDNCDQDLTLDDIATRAGMSARTLNRRFRDQTGTTPLQWLHRARVRRAQYLLETTSYPVERIATQAGFGSPTAFRERFRRVVGTSPQGYRKAFRSAS; encoded by the coding sequence ATGCACACCGTGGCCGTACTGGCGCTGGACGGCGTCATCCCGTTCGACCTCTCCGCCCCGATCGACGCCTTCGGCTGGGCCCGGCTGCCGGACGGTCGTGAGGCGTACCGGGTGCGGGTCTGCTCGGAGCGGGAGGAGGTGAGCGCGGGGGCGTTCACCGTGCGGGCGCCGTACGGGATCGAGGCGCTGGCGGAGGCCGACACGATCATCCTGCCCGGCGTCGGCGACCCGCCGGAGACGCTGCCGCCCGGGGTCACCGAGGCGCTGTGCGCGGCGGCGGCGAACGGTACGCGGATCGCGTCGGTGTGCGTGGGCGCGTTCATCTTCGCGGCGACGGGCCTGCTGGACGGTCTGCGCGCCACGACGCACTGGTTCGCGGCGCCGGATCTGGCGCGGCGGTACCCGAAGGTGACGGTCGACCCGAACGTCCTCTACGTCGACAACGGCCAGTTCCTGACCTCGGCGGGCGCCGCCGCGGCGATGGACATGTGCCTGCACATGATCCGCATGGACCACGGCTCGGCGGTCGCCGCGCACGCCGCCCGGATGTCGGTCATGCCGTTGGAACGGGAGGGCGGGCAGGCCCAGTTCATCGTCCACGACCAGCCGCCGGCCCCGGCGGGCGCGACGCTGGAGCCCCTGCTGGCGTGGCTGGAGGACAACTGCGACCAGGATCTGACGCTGGACGACATCGCGACGCGGGCCGGGATGAGCGCGCGGACCCTCAACCGGCGCTTCCGGGACCAGACGGGGACGACGCCGTTGCAGTGGCTGCACCGGGCGCGGGTGCGGCGGGCGCAGTATCTGCTGGAGACGACGTCGTATCCCGTCGAACGCATCGCGACGCAGGCCGGTTTCGGCTCGCCCACGGCGTTCCGGGAACGCTTCCGGCGGGTGGTGGGGACGAGTCCGCAGGGGTACCGGAAGGCGTTCAGGTCGGCGTCGTAG
- a CDS encoding DUF2267 domain-containing protein encodes MTAPTMPAPHRTGTTTWADLITAVQEAGQYPTRAEAERITRIVLSALGGHVTGDERVALAQALPEEAARVVASQIPATRPLTASEFVDSVAVRTEGATPATARWDVSSVLSTLPQLVGDDLIARVIAQLPPGYALLFGRADLNPAS; translated from the coding sequence ATGACCGCACCGACGATGCCCGCACCCCACCGCACCGGTACGACGACCTGGGCGGACCTGATCACCGCCGTACAGGAAGCGGGCCAGTACCCGACGAGAGCGGAAGCGGAACGTATCACCCGCATCGTCCTCTCCGCCCTCGGCGGCCACGTCACGGGCGACGAACGAGTGGCCCTGGCCCAGGCTCTCCCCGAAGAGGCGGCGAGAGTCGTCGCCTCCCAGATCCCGGCCACCCGCCCCCTGACGGCCTCGGAATTCGTCGACTCGGTGGCCGTCCGCACCGAGGGCGCCACCCCGGCAACGGCCCGCTGGGACGTCAGCTCGGTCCTCAGCACGCTCCCGCAGCTGGTGGGTGACGACCTGATCGCCCGGGTCATCGCCCAACTCCCCCCGGGCTACGCCCTGCTGTTCGGCCGAGCTGACCTGAACCCGGCGTCGTAG
- a CDS encoding vanadium-dependent haloperoxidase: MSLLVLLVTVLSGPPATAGSHAPPAADAAAIREWNTIATDTISTNLGATRPSGQVVIWHGFVSAAVYNAVVGIRGDYAPYKWRVRGPSTASPEAAAVAAAHRVLVTYFPASQAPLDAAYAESLARIPEGSAKTRGVAFGERAAEHLIDLREGDGRGAPVQFTAPPAPGVWRPTPPGHQPFIDPWLSKLRPMLLASPDQFRPGAPPALSSARYARDVNEVRIMGAKTGSARTAFQTETALFFGGNLAVQVQAALRDYTARHHLGIAETARLFAAANTSGTDAVVAAWDAKLHYGLWRPITAIQLADTDGNPATSADPQWEPLLVTPPHPDYISGHAAVAGAVTQALSGLLGTTRLDLTFFSEATGTTRHYEYADRINEDMIDARVWAGIHFRSADVAGCQAGSRVGAWAVTHYFRPLRSSYDQASPAVRSTCPRAGMR; this comes from the coding sequence ATGTCGCTGCTCGTTCTCCTCGTCACAGTCCTGAGCGGCCCACCAGCCACCGCCGGCAGCCACGCGCCGCCCGCGGCGGACGCCGCCGCGATCCGTGAATGGAACACGATCGCCACCGACACCATCAGCACCAACCTCGGCGCCACCCGCCCCTCGGGCCAGGTGGTCATCTGGCACGGGTTCGTCTCGGCTGCCGTCTACAACGCCGTGGTGGGCATCCGGGGCGACTACGCCCCCTACAAGTGGCGGGTGCGCGGTCCCTCCACCGCGTCGCCCGAGGCGGCCGCCGTGGCCGCGGCCCACCGCGTGCTGGTCACCTATTTCCCCGCCTCCCAGGCGCCGCTCGACGCCGCCTACGCCGAATCCCTCGCCAGGATTCCCGAGGGCAGCGCCAAGACGCGGGGCGTGGCCTTCGGGGAGCGGGCCGCCGAGCACCTCATCGACCTGCGCGAAGGCGACGGACGGGGTGCGCCAGTGCAGTTCACCGCCCCGCCCGCGCCCGGCGTCTGGCGGCCCACCCCACCCGGCCACCAGCCCTTCATCGACCCCTGGCTCAGCAAACTGCGCCCGATGCTGCTTGCCTCCCCGGACCAGTTCCGTCCTGGAGCCCCGCCCGCACTGTCCTCGGCGCGCTATGCCCGGGACGTGAACGAGGTGAGGATCATGGGGGCGAAGACCGGGTCGGCCCGCACCGCCTTCCAGACCGAGACCGCCCTGTTCTTCGGGGGCAATCTGGCCGTGCAGGTCCAGGCGGCGCTCCGGGACTACACGGCTCGGCACCACCTGGGCATCGCTGAGACGGCACGGCTGTTCGCCGCGGCGAACACCTCGGGCACCGACGCCGTCGTCGCCGCCTGGGACGCCAAACTCCACTACGGACTCTGGCGGCCGATCACCGCCATCCAGCTGGCCGACACCGACGGCAACCCCGCGACCTCGGCCGACCCGCAGTGGGAGCCGCTGCTCGTCACGCCACCGCACCCCGACTACATCAGTGGCCATGCCGCGGTCGCCGGCGCCGTGACCCAGGCCCTGAGCGGGCTGCTCGGCACGACGCGTCTCGACCTCACCTTCTTCTCCGAGGCCACCGGCACCACGCGGCACTACGAGTACGCCGACCGGATCAACGAGGACATGATCGACGCCCGTGTGTGGGCCGGGATCCACTTCCGCTCGGCGGATGTGGCCGGGTGCCAGGCCGGTAGTCGCGTCGGCGCCTGGGCGGTCACCCACTATTTCCGGCCGCTGCGTTCTTCGTATGACCAGGCGTCACCGGCGGTACGGTCCACGTGCCCGCGGGCCGGGATGCGCTGA